The Streptomyces sp. NBC_01353 genome contains a region encoding:
- a CDS encoding extracellular solute-binding protein produces MPVPRLRTASVAACLALAAAPLGACGDKPTAGPRAPAVATSAADAGGMAALTAAAEREGSLNTIALPSDWANYGALIDGFEKKYGIKVLVENPEGTSQDEINALKERRGEGRAPDVIDVGGSFAQSAARQGLLAPYEVALYDQIPKEQKDPKARWYNNYGGYISIGCDAKRVKTCPSTFADLRKPEYKGQVALNGDPTKSGSAFAGVYAAALANGGSFDDIQPGIDFFAELSENGNFIPVESTPATIANGRTPISIDWDFLNLGYADEFREKGVDVDWRTAIPFDGSFAQYYANAVNKDAPHPAAARLWQEYVFSPEGQNIRLGAYARPVLMDAMEKDGTLDKAAAEKLPTVEGTPTFPTEAQTEKARETVNRGWAEAVPG; encoded by the coding sequence GTGCCCGTACCCCGTCTCCGGACAGCCTCCGTCGCCGCCTGTCTGGCCCTCGCGGCGGCGCCCCTCGGCGCCTGCGGAGACAAGCCCACCGCCGGGCCCAGAGCACCCGCGGTGGCCACCTCCGCCGCAGACGCCGGGGGCATGGCAGCACTCACCGCAGCGGCGGAGAGAGAGGGCTCGCTCAACACGATCGCGCTCCCGAGCGACTGGGCCAACTACGGCGCACTGATCGACGGCTTCGAGAAGAAGTACGGGATCAAGGTCTTGGTGGAGAACCCGGAAGGTACCAGCCAGGACGAGATCAACGCTCTGAAGGAGCGCAGGGGCGAAGGCCGCGCCCCCGACGTGATCGACGTGGGGGGCTCGTTCGCGCAGTCCGCGGCCCGGCAGGGTCTGCTCGCTCCGTACGAGGTCGCCCTGTACGACCAGATCCCCAAGGAACAGAAGGACCCGAAGGCCCGCTGGTACAACAACTACGGCGGCTACATCTCGATCGGCTGTGACGCCAAACGCGTCAAGACCTGCCCCTCGACCTTCGCTGATCTGCGCAAGCCCGAGTACAAGGGCCAGGTCGCGCTCAACGGCGACCCCACCAAATCCGGCTCCGCCTTCGCCGGCGTGTATGCGGCGGCCCTGGCAAACGGGGGTTCCTTCGACGACATCCAGCCCGGTATCGACTTCTTCGCCGAGCTCAGCGAGAACGGCAACTTCATCCCCGTCGAATCCACCCCGGCCACGATCGCGAACGGCCGGACCCCGATCAGCATCGACTGGGACTTCCTCAACCTCGGATACGCCGACGAGTTCCGCGAGAAGGGCGTGGACGTCGACTGGCGGACCGCCATCCCCTTCGACGGCAGCTTCGCCCAGTACTACGCGAACGCGGTGAACAAGGACGCCCCGCACCCCGCGGCGGCACGTCTGTGGCAGGAGTACGTCTTCAGCCCGGAAGGCCAGAACATCCGGCTCGGCGCCTATGCGCGCCCCGTCCTCATGGACGCCATGGAGAAGGACGGCACACTCGACAAGGCCGCCGCGGAGAAACTGCCGACGGTCGAGGGCACGCCGACGTTTCCGACAGAGGCACAGACAGAGAAGGCGAGAGAGACCGTCAACCGCGGCTGGGCCGAGGCCGTCCCGGGCTGA